In Pedobacter sp. SL55, the following proteins share a genomic window:
- a CDS encoding LTA synthase family protein, with protein MFVFHTKLRNIPLSEKFAAYYHALRLDFSTTAYLSVIPLLIYTFWYFTDREKINFNWVKKYNAVFIVLFSLISVINFNIYREWGSKINSRAIEFAIRTPNESLASGASSPILQTLLVLIVLLAVGFYLNFVLVKRDVQFYKTPLWAKFSITILTLSLNFLLIRGVGNAPNSQSMAFFSTHQILNHASLNTEWNLVSSILANGKIKKNRYVYQYQKLADLEVKNLYHVEKDTTISILNTSKPNVVIFILESFTADLTKTLGNENGITPNLDSLAKNGVLFSQIYATGNRTDKGLIGSLTGFPTLAVANIVSWPEKMQKIPAISQKLYQNGYQTSFYYGGESKFDNYKAFILGHQYKKLTDRNNFEKKDMSSNWGAYDGLVFNRQLADANQTQQPFFSTILSLTNHEPFELPVNYKFGSASNVQRFKSTAFYTDSCIGSYLSEAKKQPWYKNTLFVFVADHGHTLPKNNHEIYEPQRYHIPLIFYGDVIKNNFRGKIFDHTGSQQDLSATLLSQLNINSKDFKWSKNLLNPYSKNFAYFSWDNGFGFINNGHAVTFDNLGKSVLYNNKPKDTKQTNQILNTGKAYIQSAYQHFIDL; from the coding sequence ATGTTTGTTTTTCATACCAAACTACGAAATATCCCACTTTCTGAAAAATTTGCAGCATACTATCATGCACTAAGATTAGACTTCTCAACTACCGCCTACCTGTCTGTTATTCCATTGTTAATTTACACCTTTTGGTACTTTACCGATAGAGAAAAAATAAACTTCAATTGGGTAAAAAAGTACAATGCGGTGTTTATTGTGTTGTTTAGCCTTATTTCGGTTATCAATTTCAATATCTATCGCGAGTGGGGAAGCAAAATCAACTCTCGTGCTATAGAATTTGCTATCCGCACACCTAATGAGTCGCTAGCCTCGGGTGCTTCATCTCCTATTTTGCAAACGCTGTTAGTGCTAATTGTTTTACTGGCAGTTGGTTTCTACCTTAATTTTGTGCTCGTTAAGCGTGATGTGCAATTTTATAAAACACCTTTATGGGCAAAGTTTTCGATTACCATACTAACACTAAGCTTAAATTTTCTGCTTATTCGTGGAGTTGGCAATGCGCCAAACTCTCAAAGTATGGCTTTTTTCTCCACACATCAAATCTTAAACCATGCTTCGCTAAACACAGAGTGGAACTTGGTATCGAGTATATTGGCCAATGGTAAAATCAAAAAAAACCGATATGTCTATCAATATCAAAAACTCGCTGATTTAGAAGTTAAAAATTTATATCACGTAGAAAAAGACACTACCATTTCTATTCTTAATACCTCGAAACCTAACGTTGTAATTTTCATTTTAGAAAGTTTTACAGCCGATTTAACCAAAACCCTAGGCAACGAAAATGGCATTACGCCTAATTTAGACAGTTTAGCTAAAAATGGGGTTTTATTTAGCCAAATTTATGCAACGGGCAACCGTACAGATAAAGGATTAATAGGATCGCTTACTGGTTTCCCTACCCTAGCTGTAGCCAACATTGTAAGTTGGCCAGAAAAAATGCAGAAAATTCCGGCAATCAGTCAAAAATTATATCAAAACGGATATCAAACTTCGTTTTATTATGGCGGCGAATCAAAGTTCGACAACTATAAAGCATTTATCTTAGGTCATCAATATAAAAAGCTAACAGATCGAAACAATTTCGAGAAGAAAGACATGAGTTCTAATTGGGGCGCTTATGATGGCTTGGTTTTTAACAGACAGTTAGCCGATGCCAACCAAACTCAGCAACCTTTTTTTTCAACCATTTTATCGTTAACCAACCACGAACCTTTTGAGTTGCCCGTAAATTACAAATTTGGCAGCGCTAGTAATGTACAGCGCTTTAAAAGCACTGCTTTTTACACCGACTCCTGCATTGGAAGCTATTTGAGCGAAGCAAAAAAACAGCCTTGGTATAAAAATACGTTATTTGTTTTTGTTGCCGACCATGGCCATACGCTACCTAAAAATAACCACGAAATTTACGAACCTCAACGGTATCACATTCCATTGATATTTTATGGAGATGTAATTAAGAATAATTTTAGAGGTAAAATATTTGACCACACAGGCAGCCAACAAGACCTCTCAGCCACTTTGCTTTCGCAACTCAATATCAACAGTAAAGATTTTAAATGGAGCAAAAACCTACTTAACCCATACAGCAAAAATTTTGCTTATTTTAGCTGGGACAATGGTTTTGGCTTTATAAATAATGGCCATGCCGTAACTTTTGATAATTTGGGGAAAAGCGTACTTTATAACAATAAGCCAAAAGACACTAAACAGACTAACCAAATTTTAAATACCGGAAAAGCGTACATCCAATCTGCTTATCAACATTTTATCGACCTTTAA
- a CDS encoding S9 family peptidase: MKITKLFIAFTLASLLGISFAKAQRGGINWTKDGSSYYQNTGGEIITITLPKNERKTIVSSALLTPQNATSPLRVRSFQLTDDGSKALIYTNTKRVWRQDSRGDYWVADIANNTLKQIGKGKPVSSLMFAKFSPDGSKVAYVSEHNVYVEDLASGNIKALTTDGTSRMINGTFDWVYEEEFGCLDGFRWAPDSKSIAYWQIDATKIRNFLMINNTDSIYSFNVPVEYPKVGQDPSSCKIGVVDIATAKTNWLAVPSSAVQNYIPRMDWIPNTNEIILQQLNREQNQSKLFVANATSGAVNEIYKETNTSWIDAQDQFIWLNGNKEFIYQTEKDGYNHFYRISKDGKKETLITKGNYDVIDLSLVDEKNNTIYFMASPNNATQKYLYKTKLDGKGKLEMVTPSVLPGTHSYSISPNGLFARHSYNSSTVAPVTEWMNFATNNPLSMEGSITSQLGKQQAIKNKVEFFKVTTEDGVEMDGWMKKPDNFDATKKYPVVFYVYGEPATQTAADVWGAGRNGLYAGDMAKDGYIYISMDNRGAPVPKGTAWRKAIYKNIGVINIRDQAMATKKLLATYPFMDKDRVAVHGWSGGGSSTLNLLFQYPEIYKTGIAVAAVANQLTYDNIYQERYMGTPFPTTDAYVKGSPITHAKNLKGNLLYIHGTGDDNVHYQNAEMLINELVKHKKVFQLMSYPNRTHSIGEGEGTREHLALIFTKFLKENCPPGGR; the protein is encoded by the coding sequence ATGAAAATTACCAAATTATTTATTGCTTTTACCTTAGCCTCACTTTTAGGGATAAGCTTTGCAAAAGCACAAAGAGGCGGTATAAACTGGACCAAAGATGGTAGCAGTTATTACCAAAATACCGGCGGAGAAATAATAACCATTACGCTGCCAAAAAACGAAAGAAAAACCATTGTAAGCAGTGCATTGTTAACGCCACAAAATGCAACAAGCCCGCTTAGAGTAAGAAGTTTTCAATTAACTGATGATGGAAGCAAAGCATTGATTTACACCAACACCAAAAGAGTTTGGCGTCAAGATAGCCGAGGCGATTATTGGGTTGCTGATATTGCCAACAATACGCTAAAGCAAATTGGAAAAGGCAAACCTGTATCGTCTTTAATGTTTGCTAAGTTTTCTCCAGATGGCTCTAAAGTGGCTTATGTTAGTGAGCACAATGTGTATGTAGAAGATTTAGCCAGCGGTAATATCAAAGCGCTTACTACCGATGGAACAAGCAGAATGATTAACGGAACTTTTGATTGGGTTTACGAAGAAGAATTTGGTTGTTTAGATGGTTTTAGATGGGCTCCAGATAGCAAATCGATAGCTTATTGGCAAATTGATGCTACCAAAATCAGAAATTTTTTGATGATCAACAACACTGACTCGATCTACTCGTTTAATGTTCCTGTAGAATATCCAAAAGTTGGTCAAGATCCATCCTCTTGTAAAATTGGTGTGGTAGATATCGCTACTGCTAAAACCAATTGGTTGGCTGTTCCGAGTAGTGCTGTTCAAAACTACATCCCTCGTATGGATTGGATACCAAACACTAACGAAATTATCTTGCAACAATTAAACCGTGAGCAAAACCAAAGCAAATTATTTGTAGCTAATGCCACCAGCGGTGCCGTTAACGAAATTTATAAAGAAACCAATACATCGTGGATAGATGCCCAAGATCAATTCATTTGGTTAAACGGAAACAAAGAATTTATCTATCAAACTGAAAAAGATGGCTACAACCACTTTTATCGCATAAGCAAAGATGGTAAAAAGGAAACTTTAATTACCAAAGGCAATTACGATGTGATTGATTTAAGCTTGGTTGACGAGAAAAACAATACCATCTATTTTATGGCTTCGCCTAACAATGCTACCCAAAAATATCTTTACAAAACAAAATTAGACGGCAAAGGCAAATTAGAAATGGTTACGCCATCTGTTTTACCTGGTACACATAGTTATTCTATTTCTCCGAACGGGCTTTTTGCTCGCCATAGCTATAATAGTTCTACCGTTGCACCAGTTACCGAATGGATGAACTTTGCCACCAACAATCCATTAAGTATGGAAGGCAGCATTACGAGCCAGTTAGGCAAACAGCAAGCCATTAAAAACAAAGTAGAATTTTTTAAGGTAACTACCGAAGATGGCGTTGAAATGGACGGTTGGATGAAAAAACCAGACAATTTTGATGCGACAAAGAAATATCCGGTAGTATTTTATGTGTACGGCGAGCCCGCTACACAAACTGCAGCTGATGTTTGGGGTGCTGGAAGAAATGGCCTATACGCTGGCGACATGGCTAAAGATGGCTACATCTACATTTCTATGGATAACCGTGGGGCGCCAGTGCCAAAAGGTACTGCTTGGAGAAAAGCAATTTACAAGAATATTGGTGTAATCAATATCCGCGACCAAGCCATGGCTACCAAAAAATTATTGGCAACTTATCCGTTTATGGATAAAGATCGTGTAGCTGTACATGGTTGGAGCGGTGGAGGTTCATCAACCTTAAATTTATTGTTCCAATATCCAGAAATCTACAAAACAGGCATTGCGGTAGCAGCCGTAGCCAATCAGTTAACTTACGACAACATTTATCAAGAGCGTTACATGGGTACGCCTTTTCCTACCACAGATGCTTATGTAAAAGGTTCGCCAATTACTCATGCAAAAAACCTAAAAGGAAACTTGTTATACATACATGGCACTGGCGATGATAACGTACATTATCAAAATGCAGAAATGTTGATTAACGAATTAGTGAAACATAAAAAAGTTTTCCAATTAATGAGCTATCCAAACCGCACACACAGTATTGGCGAAGGCGAAGGAACTAGAGAACACTTAGCTTTAATTTTTACTAAATTTTTAAAAGAAAACTGTCCTCCAGGAGGAAGATAA
- a CDS encoding zinc-dependent metalloprotease produces MKKHLWLIPAAALFALSANAQETKKADKPADTTKKVAPTTPPTPPKPTVADKTKSSKKIDGLFTLYKDTVTGSLQLYIKKDQLGKDYIYQSFSMGGPTRLFLNQNMIRNTKLFQIKQVDDKVEFLEKNTAFYYDPANPVSKAANVDVSDAVFFADKFSAKDDNGYLISVDGLFLSDKLDPVKPTTPPGLPPGAMFNLGSLNTAKSKYQTVKSFNGNTDVVVDLAYDNPNPLNGGGKDITDARYVRVKMQHSFLEVPQNDFRPRRDDPRVGYFGAEVDNLTSVDATPYKDFISRWNLKKKNPNAKLSEPVEPIVFWIENTTPVEYRSIIKEAGEKWNEAFEKAGFKNAVVMKQMPDDATWDPSDIAYNVIRWVSSAYPSYGAIGPSFYNPLTGQILGADITVEWKSGAGTAVQDQLYNGGPSMAMNLPWENPIEAVAATQQGAHNHGDKNHMAFCSLAHELSMQYQTGLAAIEVLDADVSEAARAATVKEMHKQFLYYLIMHEMGHTLGLNHNMKASQMLSPAQMNDKSLTRKIGLQGSVMDYPAINVSSDRSKQGDYYTTKAGPYDLWAIEYGYTPFSEKEEEAGLNKILSRSTDPQLAFGNDADDMRSPGGGIDPRVNVNDHTNDMVTYGEDRFKLINSMIPKLKERFAKPNQSYQDLRSKYYQLNGQRASMAAALSRYIGGVYVDRSFVGQQTTTAPFTPVPAEYQKKALALLSTYVFAPNAFDADKALFPYLQIQRRGFGFFGSTEDVKPQSTFLSLQLGTLAQLLHPTTLSRINNSGLYGNTYSVASVMNDLTDDIFAADLKSNVNLFRQNLQTEYVKAAAAIVAAPGGYDNASKAAALATLVKIKGQLATASSSDEQTKAHRTALTFLIDKATAVSK; encoded by the coding sequence ATGAAGAAACATTTATGGTTAATTCCTGCTGCTGCACTATTTGCTTTAAGTGCTAACGCTCAGGAAACAAAAAAAGCAGACAAACCTGCCGACACCACAAAAAAGGTTGCACCAACAACGCCACCAACCCCGCCAAAACCAACCGTTGCTGATAAAACCAAATCGAGCAAAAAAATTGATGGCTTATTTACGCTTTACAAAGATACGGTTACAGGCAGCTTACAGTTGTATATCAAAAAAGATCAATTAGGTAAAGATTACATTTACCAAAGTTTTTCTATGGGTGGCCCAACTAGATTGTTCCTTAACCAAAACATGATCAGAAACACCAAATTGTTTCAAATTAAACAAGTTGATGATAAGGTTGAGTTCTTAGAAAAAAACACTGCTTTTTATTACGACCCAGCTAATCCGGTAAGTAAAGCAGCCAACGTAGACGTTTCTGATGCGGTTTTCTTTGCAGATAAATTTAGTGCTAAAGACGATAATGGCTATTTAATATCTGTAGATGGCTTGTTTTTAAGCGATAAACTTGATCCGGTAAAACCTACCACGCCTCCAGGATTGCCTCCAGGTGCAATGTTTAACTTAGGTAGCTTAAATACGGCTAAATCAAAATATCAAACGGTAAAATCTTTTAATGGTAATACCGATGTAGTAGTTGATTTAGCTTACGACAACCCTAACCCATTAAACGGCGGTGGTAAAGACATTACCGATGCTAGGTATGTTCGTGTTAAAATGCAACACTCTTTCTTGGAAGTTCCTCAAAACGATTTCAGACCTCGTAGAGACGACCCCAGAGTAGGTTATTTCGGAGCTGAAGTAGATAATTTAACGTCTGTAGATGCTACACCTTATAAAGATTTCATTAGCCGTTGGAACTTGAAAAAGAAAAACCCGAACGCCAAATTAAGTGAGCCAGTAGAACCAATTGTTTTCTGGATTGAGAACACTACACCTGTAGAATATCGTTCTATTATTAAAGAAGCGGGCGAAAAATGGAATGAGGCTTTTGAAAAAGCTGGTTTCAAAAACGCAGTAGTGATGAAGCAAATGCCAGATGATGCTACTTGGGATCCATCAGACATTGCTTATAATGTAATCCGCTGGGTATCTTCGGCCTACCCTTCTTACGGCGCCATTGGTCCAAGCTTCTACAACCCGTTAACAGGACAAATTTTAGGTGCAGATATTACTGTAGAATGGAAATCGGGTGCTGGTACTGCTGTACAAGACCAATTATACAATGGTGGGCCATCAATGGCGATGAACTTACCTTGGGAAAATCCTATTGAAGCTGTAGCTGCAACACAACAAGGCGCACACAACCACGGCGATAAAAACCACATGGCTTTTTGTTCATTAGCTCATGAGTTAAGCATGCAATATCAAACTGGTTTAGCAGCTATTGAAGTTTTAGATGCTGATGTTTCTGAAGCAGCGAGAGCAGCAACCGTTAAAGAAATGCACAAACAGTTCTTGTACTATCTAATTATGCATGAAATGGGCCATACTTTAGGCTTAAATCACAACATGAAAGCTAGTCAGATGTTAAGCCCAGCTCAAATGAACGATAAGAGCTTAACCCGTAAAATTGGTTTGCAAGGTTCGGTAATGGATTACCCGGCAATCAACGTAAGCAGCGATCGTAGCAAACAAGGCGATTACTATACAACCAAAGCTGGACCTTATGATTTATGGGCAATTGAATACGGCTACACTCCTTTCAGCGAGAAAGAAGAAGAAGCCGGCTTAAATAAAATCTTGAGCAGAAGTACCGATCCGCAATTGGCTTTTGGTAACGATGCTGATGATATGCGTAGCCCAGGTGGCGGTATAGACCCAAGAGTTAATGTGAACGACCACACTAACGATATGGTAACTTATGGCGAAGATCGTTTTAAATTGATCAACAGCATGATCCCTAAATTGAAAGAGAGATTTGCTAAACCTAACCAAAGCTACCAAGATTTACGTAGCAAATATTACCAACTTAATGGCCAACGTGCTAGCATGGCAGCAGCTTTAAGTCGTTACATTGGTGGGGTTTATGTAGATCGTAGCTTTGTAGGGCAACAAACTACCACAGCTCCATTTACACCAGTACCAGCTGAATATCAAAAGAAAGCTTTGGCCTTGCTAAGCACTTACGTTTTTGCACCTAATGCATTCGATGCCGACAAAGCCTTATTCCCTTACCTACAAATACAACGTAGAGGTTTTGGTTTCTTTGGCAGTACAGAAGATGTGAAGCCGCAAAGCACTTTCCTTTCTTTACAGTTAGGAACTTTAGCACAGTTGTTGCACCCAACTACATTGAGCAGAATTAACAACAGTGGCTTATACGGCAATACTTATTCTGTAGCCAGCGTGATGAACGATTTAACTGACGATATCTTTGCTGCTGATTTAAAAAGCAACGTAAACCTGTTCCGTCAAAACTTACAGACAGAATATGTTAAAGCTGCTGCGGCTATTGTTGCCGCTCCAGGTGGTTACGATAATGCAAGTAAAGCTGCCGCTTTGGCTACTTTAGTGAAAATTAAAGGTCAGTTAGCTACGGCTTCAAGCTCAGATGAGCAAACCAAAGCACACAGAACTGCATTAACTTTCTTAATAGACAAGGCTACTGCGGTAAGCAAATAA
- a CDS encoding YdeI/OmpD-associated family protein, with product MVQFNAEIEKFESNGEKTGWSYIFIPETVAQQIKSGDNRSFRVRGQIDNLQISGKSLLPMGDGDFILPLDGKMRKQLKKEAGQPVSLSLEHDIDYKVEMPEDLEICLAQEDGVLEQFLSYTKSHQNYFINWLNTAKTEVTRTKRLVMIVNAMALKQDFGLMLRSNKRDR from the coding sequence ATGGTACAGTTCAATGCTGAAATAGAAAAATTCGAGAGTAATGGCGAAAAAACCGGCTGGAGCTATATTTTTATTCCAGAAACTGTTGCGCAGCAAATTAAATCTGGTGACAATAGATCGTTTCGTGTTCGTGGACAAATAGATAATCTACAAATTAGCGGAAAAAGTTTATTGCCAATGGGCGATGGAGATTTTATCTTGCCTTTAGATGGAAAAATGCGTAAGCAACTAAAAAAAGAAGCGGGCCAGCCAGTTTCACTTTCTTTGGAGCACGATATAGATTATAAAGTAGAAATGCCCGAAGATCTGGAAATTTGCTTGGCTCAAGAAGATGGGGTGTTGGAGCAATTTTTATCGTATACCAAATCACACCAAAATTATTTTATCAATTGGTTAAATACAGCAAAAACAGAAGTTACCCGAACCAAACGTTTAGTGATGATTGTTAACGCCATGGCATTGAAACAAGATTTTGGTTTGATGTTGCGGAGTAACAAGAGAGATAGATGA
- a CDS encoding T9SS type A sorting domain-containing protein: MRQKLLLLFLSLLGVNQLQAQVVNIPDANFKAALLAHSPKIDLNNDGQIQVSEAEAVNGRISIFDKNIADLTGIEAFVNVTELFCNRNKLTSIDISKNTAIINLICDNNQLSALDISKNTALKALNCTRNQLSTLDVSQNTALTSLLCSSNIGIRALDINKNILLEGLACSSTSLEVLDVSNCTKLTSLQCFGTKIKTLDVSQCPNLVVLSCNTNLELEKLNIKNGNNTSFIRMLAYDNPKLTCIQVDDVAYSNAQSDMSSWAKDVTATYNTDCRPVVNIPDPNFKAALLAHNPKIDADDDGKIQVSEAEAFTGTINVIRKNITSLAGIEAFVNITRLLCSNNNLTSLDVSKNTAIAALGCDNNQLTALDLSKNTALTSIGCINNRLTSLDITKNIALTSLSCYNNQLATLDVSQNALLTGFNFSSNPIQVIDMDNCKQLTNLRCSATKIKTLDVSQFPNLLALECYSNSELENLNIKNGNNTAFSRMLAHENPKLTCIQVDDVAYSNAQTIDMFSRWTKDATATYNTDCRPVVNIPDANFKAYLLGNATINTDGDTEIQVEEAEAFTGTINCNHRNITDLTGIEAFVNITALLANNNQLTELNVTKNTALKFLFCENNQLKSLDVTQNIALEMMYCNSNKITSLDLKNNTVLNALLCDDNLLTDLDVSKNTALMRLICGKNPISSLDISNNIALTQLFCENSAKLSSLNLKNGKNDILYLVIANQNPKLFCIEVDDVDQANTYTTNGGWKKDASANYKTNCNEPVVYIPDANFKAYLLARADINTNGDAEIQFAEAEAFDRNFDMYDLGINDLTGIEAFINLKGLNCKKNNLTSLDLTKNTKLANLDCEENQLTTLDLSQNTELIFVYCSANKLTDIDVSQSPALISLGVNDNQLTNLDVSGNPALVGLSCGENLITSLDLSNNPALSSLDCNDNKLTSLDLSSNTNLGVVSCNNNELTSINLTQNQNLTILKCYGNELAVLDLSNNNALLTLDCHDNLLTALDLVANTRLMWLNCSFNQILKLDLTKNSMLNALYCEHNSLLVLDLKNENNYELAELNATVNPNLSCIQVDDVSAAIENTNWQKDNSANYNENCNYTLPVTLVEFKASATGNSAKLEWSTASEQRNRGFVIYRSGDDGKSVKIAEIPPAVQRQGANYNYSYIDRMPLNGNNYYELQQLDDDGKINNLGVRNVSFNLTDQRVTFYPNPTSDWVDINFKGKNFNSLWVFDMSGKLLFSKAIGTTESSARISLNNVAAGTYVLRLRGELHQETIKVVKK, translated from the coding sequence ATGAGACAGAAACTTTTACTGCTTTTCTTAAGTTTGCTTGGTGTAAACCAACTCCAGGCACAAGTTGTTAATATTCCTGATGCCAACTTCAAAGCCGCCTTACTAGCCCATTCGCCGAAGATTGACCTTAATAATGACGGGCAAATCCAAGTTTCGGAGGCAGAAGCAGTTAACGGGCGTATCAGTATATTCGACAAAAATATTGCAGACCTTACTGGTATCGAAGCTTTTGTAAATGTTACCGAATTGTTCTGTAACCGCAATAAACTTACCTCAATAGATATCAGTAAAAATACCGCAATTATAAATCTCATTTGCGACAACAATCAACTGTCCGCTTTGGATATAAGTAAGAATACCGCTTTGAAGGCGCTGAATTGTACTCGTAACCAGTTGAGCACCTTGGATGTAAGTCAAAATACGGCTCTTACCTCATTGCTCTGTTCTAGTAACATAGGGATTAGGGCCTTAGATATAAATAAAAACATTTTATTGGAGGGCTTGGCTTGTAGTTCTACCTCACTCGAAGTTTTGGATGTAAGTAATTGTACGAAATTAACAAGTCTCCAATGTTTTGGAACCAAAATTAAAACGCTGGATGTGAGCCAATGCCCAAATTTGGTAGTTTTAAGTTGTAACACCAATTTAGAACTCGAAAAGCTAAATATCAAAAACGGAAATAATACATCTTTTATTAGAATGCTGGCTTACGACAATCCGAAACTAACCTGTATACAGGTAGATGATGTAGCATATTCCAATGCTCAATCGGATATGTCAAGTTGGGCAAAAGATGTAACCGCAACTTACAATACCGATTGCCGTCCGGTGGTTAACATTCCAGACCCTAATTTTAAGGCCGCTTTACTGGCTCATAATCCAAAGATTGATGCAGATGATGATGGGAAGATACAGGTTTCAGAAGCTGAAGCGTTTACGGGAACTATCAATGTCATTAGAAAAAACATTACCAGTCTTGCAGGTATCGAAGCTTTTGTAAATATTACTAGGTTACTTTGCAGCAACAATAACTTAACCTCACTAGACGTTAGCAAAAATACGGCAATTGCTGCATTGGGTTGCGACAACAACCAACTGACTGCTTTAGATTTGAGCAAGAACACTGCTCTTACGTCTATTGGTTGTATAAATAATCGGCTAACCTCTCTAGATATTACTAAAAACATAGCACTTACCTCGTTGAGTTGTTATAATAACCAGCTTGCTACCTTAGATGTGAGTCAAAATGCTTTATTGACAGGTTTTAATTTTTCATCAAATCCGATCCAAGTTATAGACATGGATAATTGCAAACAATTAACAAATTTAAGATGTTCAGCTACAAAGATTAAAACGCTTGATGTAAGCCAATTCCCAAATTTGCTTGCTTTAGAATGCTACTCCAATTCTGAACTTGAAAATCTGAATATCAAAAATGGAAACAATACCGCTTTTAGTAGAATGCTAGCTCATGAAAACCCAAAGCTGACCTGTATACAGGTGGATGATGTAGCATATTCAAATGCTCAAACTATTGATATGTTTAGCAGATGGACAAAAGATGCAACTGCAACTTACAACACCGACTGCCGCCCGGTAGTTAACATTCCAGATGCTAACTTTAAGGCTTATTTGCTTGGTAATGCTACAATTAATACAGACGGAGATACGGAAATTCAAGTAGAAGAAGCTGAGGCTTTTACGGGTACAATTAACTGTAATCATAGAAATATAACAGACCTTACAGGTATCGAAGCTTTCGTAAACATCACAGCTTTATTGGCTAACAACAACCAGCTTACCGAACTAAATGTGACCAAGAATACAGCACTAAAGTTTTTGTTTTGCGAAAATAATCAACTTAAAAGCTTAGACGTCACTCAGAACATTGCGTTGGAGATGATGTATTGCAACAGCAATAAGATTACAAGTTTAGATCTTAAAAATAATACAGTACTCAATGCCTTGCTATGTGATGACAACTTGCTTACGGACTTGGATGTAAGTAAAAACACAGCACTTATGCGGCTCATCTGCGGTAAAAACCCCATTTCTAGCTTGGATATTAGCAATAATATTGCATTAACACAACTGTTTTGCGAAAACAGCGCAAAACTTTCTAGTCTTAACCTCAAAAATGGTAAAAATGACATACTCTATCTCGTTATCGCTAACCAAAACCCGAAGTTATTTTGCATTGAGGTAGATGATGTAGATCAGGCAAATACTTATACTACCAATGGAGGTTGGAAAAAAGACGCTTCAGCAAATTACAAAACCAATTGTAACGAGCCTGTTGTCTACATCCCTGATGCTAATTTTAAAGCCTATCTTTTAGCAAGAGCCGATATCAATACCAACGGCGATGCCGAAATACAATTTGCAGAGGCAGAAGCATTTGACCGTAACTTTGATATGTACGACCTAGGCATTAATGATCTTACCGGCATAGAAGCGTTTATTAACCTGAAAGGACTTAATTGTAAAAAGAACAATCTCACTAGCCTTGATTTGACTAAAAATACAAAACTAGCTAATTTAGACTGTGAAGAAAATCAACTCACTACACTTGATTTAAGCCAAAATACTGAGTTAATATTTGTGTATTGTTCGGCTAATAAGCTTACCGACATAGATGTTTCTCAAAGTCCGGCGCTGATTTCTCTTGGTGTAAACGACAACCAGCTTACCAATTTGGATGTGAGCGGTAACCCTGCTTTGGTTGGCCTTAGCTGTGGAGAAAATTTGATTACTTCATTGGATTTGAGTAATAACCCAGCGCTTTCTAGTTTAGATTGTAATGATAATAAGCTTACTTCTTTAGATTTGAGCAGTAACACCAATTTAGGTGTCGTTAGTTGTAATAATAATGAGCTAACTAGCATTAACCTCACGCAAAATCAAAATTTGACCATATTAAAGTGCTACGGAAATGAACTCGCTGTTTTAGATCTTAGTAATAATAATGCATTGCTAACGCTTGATTGTCATGATAACCTTTTAACTGCTTTGGATTTGGTGGCTAACACGCGTTTGATGTGGCTAAATTGTAGTTTTAACCAAATTTTGAAGTTGGATTTAACTAAAAACAGCATGTTAAATGCTTTGTATTGTGAGCATAATTCCCTTCTGGTGCTTGATCTAAAAAACGAAAACAATTATGAATTAGCGGAATTAAATGCTACCGTCAATCCTAATTTAAGCTGTATACAGGTAGATGATGTATCTGCAGCTATTGAGAATACCAATTGGCAAAAAGACAATAGTGCAAATTATAACGAAAACTGCAATTACACTTTGCCAGTAACTTTGGTGGAATTTAAAGCTAGTGCTACAGGCAATTCTGCAAAATTGGAATGGTCTACGGCATCAGAGCAGCGCAACCGTGGTTTTGTAATTTATCGTAGTGGCGATGATGGTAAAAGCGTAAAAATTGCGGAAATACCTCCTGCAGTTCAGCGCCAAGGCGCTAATTACAACTATAGTTATATAGATAGAATGCCATTAAATGGAAACAATTATTACGAGTTACAACAATTAGATGATGATGGAAAAATCAATAACTTAGGTGTAAGAAATGTTAGTTTTAATTTAACGGATCAGCGGGTTACCTTTTATCCTAATCCTACAAGCGATTGGGTAGACATTAACTTTAAGGGCAAAAATTTTAACAGCTTGTGGGTATTTGATATGAGTGGTAAGTTATTGTTTAGTAAAGCTATTGGTACTACAGAATCATCAGCTCGAATTTCCTTAAATAATGTTGCTGCAGGAACCTATGTACTTAGACTTCGTGGAGAACTTCATCAAGAAACGATCAAAGTCGTGAAGAAATAA